A single genomic interval of Ischnura elegans chromosome 3, ioIscEleg1.1, whole genome shotgun sequence harbors:
- the LOC124156490 gene encoding SWI/SNF-related matrix-associated actin-dependent regulator of chromatin subfamily B member 1 isoform X2, with amino-acid sequence MALRTYGDKPISFQVEENGEYFCIGSEVGNYLRLFRGSLYKKYPGMYRRSITNDERKKLVELGLSQHVLASSVSLLKASEVEDIIEGNDEKYKAVSVHSSEPPVPREGKSRKSAPWVPSLPNSSHLDAVPQATPINRNRVNNKKVRTFPLCFDDTDPTTIHENATQPELLVPIRLDMEIEGQKLRDTFTWNKNEGLITPEQFAEVLCDDLDLNPLTFVPAIAQAIRQQIDGFPTDNILEEQSDQRVIIKLNIHVGNTSLVDQVEWDMSERENNPETFAMKLCAELGLGGEFVTAIAYSIRGQLSWHQRTYAFSEAPLATVEVPFRPPSEADQWSPFLETLTDAEMEKKIRDQDRNTRRMRRLANTTPGW; translated from the exons ATGGCTCTAAGGACATACGGTGACAAGCCGATCAGCTTTCAAGTAGAAGaaaatggggaatatttttgtatCGGGTCGGAG GTGGGAAACTACCTCCGGCTCTTCCGGGGGTCTCTGTACAAAAAATACCCTGGAATGTACCGAAGAAGCATTACGAATGACGAAAGAAAAAAGCTCGTTGAACTAG GTCTCAGCCAGCATGTTTTGGCATCCAGTGTCTCTCTATTAAAAGCGTCTGAAGTGGAGGATATTATTGAGGGAAATGACGAGAAGTACAAAGCCGTGTCCGTTCATTCTTCGGAGCCGCCTGTTCCAAG GGAAGGAAAATCGAGGAAAAGTGCACCTTGGGTACCGTCTCTACCAAATAGCTCTCATCTCGATGCGGTTCCCCAAGCGACGCCGATTAACCGCAACagagtgaataataaaaaagtgagaacGTTCCCTCTATG CTTTGATGATACCGATCCCACCACTATTCATGAAAATGCTACGCAGCCTGAGTTGCTGGTACCAATAAGGCTCGACATGGAAATAGAAGGCCAGAAACTTAGGGACACCTTCACCTGGAATAAAAACG AGGGACTAATAACTCCAGAGCAATTTGCTGAAGTCCTCTGTGATGATTTGGATTTGAATCCTTTGACTTTTGTGCCAGCTATTGCCCAAGCAATTAGGCAACAAATTGATGGATTTCCCACAGACAACATTCTGGAAGAACAATCTGATCAGCGTGTTATCATTAAG CTGAATATCCACGTAGGCAACACGTCCCTGGTTGATCAAGTCGAGTGGGACATGAGTGAACGCGAAAACAACCCAGAGACGTTTGCCATGAAGTTGTGTGCTGAACTGGGTCTTGGAGGAGAATTTGTCACCGCTATTGCTTATAGCATACGAGGACAGTTGAGCTGGCACCAAAGGACTTATGCGTTCAG TGAAGCACCTTTGGCTACAGTTGAGGTTCCGTTTCGACCACCTTCAGAAGCTGACCAGTGGTCACCATTCTTGGAAACTCTAACTGATGctgaaatggaaaagaaaatcaGGGATCAGGACAGAAATACAAG GCGAATGCGGCGTTTGGCAAATACAACTCCTGGCTGGTAG
- the LOC124156490 gene encoding SWI/SNF-related matrix-associated actin-dependent regulator of chromatin subfamily B member 1 isoform X1 translates to MALRTYGDKPISFQVEENGEYFCIGSEVGNYLRLFRGSLYKKYPGMYRRSITNDERKKLVELGLSQHVLASSVSLLKASEVEDIIEGNDEKYKAVSVHSSEPPVPREGKSRKSAPWVPSLPNSSHLDAVPQATPINRNRVNNKKVRTFPLCFDDTDPTTIHENATQPELLVPIRLDMEIEGQKLRDTFTWNKNEGLITPEQFAEVLCDDLDLNPLTFVPAIAQAIRQQIDGFPTDNILEEQSDQRVIIKVTDQRVIIKLNIHVGNTSLVDQVEWDMSERENNPETFAMKLCAELGLGGEFVTAIAYSIRGQLSWHQRTYAFSEAPLATVEVPFRPPSEADQWSPFLETLTDAEMEKKIRDQDRNTRRMRRLANTTPGW, encoded by the exons ATGGCTCTAAGGACATACGGTGACAAGCCGATCAGCTTTCAAGTAGAAGaaaatggggaatatttttgtatCGGGTCGGAG GTGGGAAACTACCTCCGGCTCTTCCGGGGGTCTCTGTACAAAAAATACCCTGGAATGTACCGAAGAAGCATTACGAATGACGAAAGAAAAAAGCTCGTTGAACTAG GTCTCAGCCAGCATGTTTTGGCATCCAGTGTCTCTCTATTAAAAGCGTCTGAAGTGGAGGATATTATTGAGGGAAATGACGAGAAGTACAAAGCCGTGTCCGTTCATTCTTCGGAGCCGCCTGTTCCAAG GGAAGGAAAATCGAGGAAAAGTGCACCTTGGGTACCGTCTCTACCAAATAGCTCTCATCTCGATGCGGTTCCCCAAGCGACGCCGATTAACCGCAACagagtgaataataaaaaagtgagaacGTTCCCTCTATG CTTTGATGATACCGATCCCACCACTATTCATGAAAATGCTACGCAGCCTGAGTTGCTGGTACCAATAAGGCTCGACATGGAAATAGAAGGCCAGAAACTTAGGGACACCTTCACCTGGAATAAAAACG AGGGACTAATAACTCCAGAGCAATTTGCTGAAGTCCTCTGTGATGATTTGGATTTGAATCCTTTGACTTTTGTGCCAGCTATTGCCCAAGCAATTAGGCAACAAATTGATGGATTTCCCACAGACAACATTCTGGAAGAACAATCTGATCAGCGTGTTATCATTAAGGTAACTGATCAGCGTGTAATCattaag CTGAATATCCACGTAGGCAACACGTCCCTGGTTGATCAAGTCGAGTGGGACATGAGTGAACGCGAAAACAACCCAGAGACGTTTGCCATGAAGTTGTGTGCTGAACTGGGTCTTGGAGGAGAATTTGTCACCGCTATTGCTTATAGCATACGAGGACAGTTGAGCTGGCACCAAAGGACTTATGCGTTCAG TGAAGCACCTTTGGCTACAGTTGAGGTTCCGTTTCGACCACCTTCAGAAGCTGACCAGTGGTCACCATTCTTGGAAACTCTAACTGATGctgaaatggaaaagaaaatcaGGGATCAGGACAGAAATACAAG GCGAATGCGGCGTTTGGCAAATACAACTCCTGGCTGGTAG
- the LOC124156489 gene encoding ubiquitin-conjugating enzyme E2-18 kDa, giving the protein MAATRRLQKELQDIRGSGLKSFRDIQVDDSNILSWQGLIVPDNSPYNKGAFRIEILFPAEYPFKPPKISFKTKIYHPNIDEKGQVCLPIISAENWKPATKTDQVIQALVALVNDPEPEHPLRADLAEEFLKDRKKFVKNAEEYTKKHSEKRPSD; this is encoded by the exons ATGGCGGCGACCAGGAGGTTACAAAAG GAACTGCAAGATATCCGCGGTTCAGGGTTAAAGTCTTTTCGAGACATACAAGTAGATGACTCTAACATATTGTCATGGCAAGGGCTAATTGTTCCT GACAATTCTCCGTACAACAAAGGTGCCTTCAGAATCGAAATACTGTTTCCTGCAGAGTATCCATTCAAGCCCCCGAAAATAAgctttaaaactaaaatataccATCCGAATATTGACGAAAAAGGTCAGGTTtgcttacccatcattagtgcaGAAAATTGGAAGCCAGCCACGAAAACTGATCAAG TGATACAGGCATTGGTTGCCCTAGTGAATGATCCAGAACCTGAGCATCCATTGCGAGCTGATTTAGCTGAGGAGTTCCTGAAGGATCGGAAAAAGTTTGTCAAAAATGCTGAGGAATACACGAAAAAGCATAGTGAGAAGAGACCCTCAGATTAA